A stretch of Deltaproteobacteria bacterium DNA encodes these proteins:
- a CDS encoding Stp1/IreP family PP2C-type Ser/Thr phosphatase, with amino-acid sequence MKVKSYGLSNVGMKRSQNEDSYLVNDDLSLYVVADGMGGHLGGEFASRLTVSTIEEVISRLSNPEATQIHGVNGEANVYGERLRFAISEASKRVFEQAQYDETLKGMGTTTVAILLDRKNAYVANVGDSRAYLVRDHEIEQITEDHSLVSEQIKAGLINPEDARGHRFKNIITRSVGYQEEVQSDLVVEALQVGDRILLCSDGLSNMLEDDDLLDIIGQCPLKEACEKLILLANQRGGDDNITAVIIEVLDS; translated from the coding sequence ATGAAAGTGAAATCTTACGGCCTATCTAATGTTGGAATGAAACGCTCCCAAAATGAGGACAGCTATTTGGTGAACGACGACTTATCTTTGTATGTGGTTGCTGATGGAATGGGTGGACATTTGGGAGGCGAATTTGCTTCCCGATTAACGGTATCCACTATCGAAGAAGTCATCTCTCGGCTTTCCAATCCGGAGGCAACTCAAATTCATGGGGTCAATGGAGAAGCTAATGTCTACGGGGAGCGACTTCGCTTTGCCATTAGTGAGGCCAGTAAACGTGTTTTTGAGCAGGCTCAGTACGATGAAACCCTAAAAGGGATGGGCACCACCACCGTTGCTATCCTTTTGGATAGAAAAAACGCCTATGTGGCTAATGTGGGAGATTCACGTGCCTACTTGGTTCGAGATCATGAAATCGAACAAATCACCGAAGACCATTCCCTGGTTTCCGAACAAATTAAAGCAGGCCTCATTAACCCCGAGGACGCCCGGGGGCATCGCTTTAAGAATATCATCACTCGATCCGTGGGGTATCAAGAAGAGGTGCAGAGCGATTTGGTGGTAGAGGCGCTTCAGGTGGGAGATAGGATTTTGCTTTGTTCCGATGGGCTCTCCAATATGCTTGAGGATGACGATTTACTCGACATTATCGGGCAATGCCCTCTTAAAGAAGCCTGTGAAAAACTGATTTTACTTGCCAATCAACGTGGGGGGGATGACAACATTACCGCTGTTATTATAGAAGTATTAGATTCCTAA